In Equus quagga isolate Etosha38 unplaced genomic scaffold, UCLA_HA_Equagga_1.0 73442_RagTag, whole genome shotgun sequence, the following proteins share a genomic window:
- the LOC124234278 gene encoding palmitoyltransferase ZDHHC6-like, which yields MGTFCSVIKFENLQELKRLCHWGPIIALSVIAICSTMAMIDSVLWYWPLHTTGGSVNFIMLINWTVMILYNYFNAMFVGPGFVPLGWKPEHSQDSMYLQYCKVCQAYKAPRSHHCRKCNRCVMKMDHHCPWINNCCGYQNHASFTLFLLLAPLGCIHAAFIFVMTMYTQLYNRMKIILRNKTSIESWIEEKAKDRIQYYQLDEVFVFPYDMGSRWKNFKQVFTWSGAPEGDGLEWPIREGCHQYSLTIEQLKQKADKRVRSVRYKVIEDYSGACCPLNKGIKTFFTSPCTEEPRIRLRKGEFILATRGLRYWLYGDKILDDSFIEGVSRIRGWFPRNCVEKCPCDTETDQAPEGEKKTR from the coding sequence atgggCACATTCTGCTCAGTTATCAAGTTTGAAAATCTCCAAGAATTAAAGAGACTTTGTCACTGGGGTCCCATCATAGCTCTTAGTGTTATAGCAATATGTTCTACGATGGCCATGATTGACTCTGTCTTATGGTATTGGCCCTTACATACAACTGGAGGAAGCGTGAATTTCATCATGTTGATAAATTGGACTGTCATGATTCTTTATAATTACTTCAATGCCATGTTTGTTGGTCCTGGCTTTGTCCCTCTGGGGTGGAAACCGGAACATTCTCAGGATAGCATGTACCTCCAGTATTGTAAAGTCTGCCAAGCATACAAGGCGCCGCGGTCACACCACTGCAGAAAGTGTAACAGATGTGTGATGAAGATGGACCATCACTGTCCTTGGATCAACAACTGTTGTGGTTACCAAAATCATGCTTCGTTCACACTGTTTCTCCTTTTAGCACCACTGGGTTGTATTCATGCTGCCTTCATTTTTGTTATGACTATGTATACACAGCTTTATAATCGGATGAAAATAATTCTCAGAAATAAAACTTCTATTGAATCATGGATTGAAGAGAAGGCTAAAGATCGAATTCAATATTATCAACTAGATgaagtctttgtttttccttatgaCATGGGAAGTAGATGGAAGAACTTTAAACAGGTATTTACGTGGTCAGGGGCCCCTGAAGGAGATGGACTGGAGTGGCCGATAAGAGAAGGGTGTCACCAGTACAGCTTAACAATAGAACAGTTGAAACAAAAAGCTGATAAAAGAGTCAGAAGTGTTCGGTATAAAGTAATAGAAGATTATAGTGGTGCCTGCTGTCCTTTGAATAAAGGAATCAAAACCTTCTTCACAAGCCCCTGTACTGAAGAGCCGCGAATAAGGCTACGGAAAGGGGAGTTCATTTTAGCTACAAGAGGGTTACGATACTGGTTGTATGGAGACAAAATTCTTGATGATTCCTTTATAGAAGGTGTTTCAAGAATAAGAGGATGGTTCCCTAGAAACTGTGTGGAAAAGTGTCCCTGTGACACTGAAACAGATCAAGCCCCAGAGGGCGAGAAGAAAACTAGATAG